A window of the Diabrotica undecimpunctata isolate CICGRU chromosome 1, icDiaUnde3, whole genome shotgun sequence genome harbors these coding sequences:
- the LOC140435931 gene encoding uncharacterized protein, whose translation MRNYCSSRFFWNKGHAGRRIAIDPISFELPLNLQTSEEPKCNIAKHSAIAKVSVASKFITWDKSTKANKRELEAMQRTMEDVRKNSRYFEGAMILLSGDFCKTLPVVPRSTAADKINAYLKSSTLRVICIET comes from the coding sequence ATGCGAAATTACTGTAGCAGTCGCTTTTTTTGGAATAAAGGCCATGCTGGTAGAAGGATAGCAATTGACCCAATCAGCTTTGAATTGCCATTAAACCTTCAAACGAGTGAAGAACCGAAATGCAACATTGCAAAACACTCAGCAATAGCCAAGGTTTCGGTAGCAAGTAAATTCATCACCTGGGATAAAAGCACAAAAGCGAACAAACGAGAATTGGAAGCAATGCAACGAACTATGGAAGATGTACGCAAAAACTCAAGATATTTTGAAGGTGCAATGATTCTACTGTCTGGCGATTTCTGCAAAACACTACCAGTAGTTCCAAGATCGACTGCTGCTGATAAAATAAACGCTTACCTTAAATCATCGACTCTGAGGGTTATATGTATAGAAACTTGA